The Rhododendron vialii isolate Sample 1 chromosome 5a, ASM3025357v1 genome contains a region encoding:
- the LOC131325966 gene encoding UPF0481 protein At3g47200-like, producing the protein MSQGENDLQHLTSTIAGKIDEGVRKTESFFSSACIYRVPEDLRKGKESAYTPRFIAIGPLHRNDKHLQTPLQLVKMSYTNYLLSRLTKGIKDLALAEQRKFTVLQNCLAEMKTLIDDAKKCYAEEVTLDEEMLLVDGCFILEFLYRYHSSELQPQERDPICGNSLIVTKVVTDLILLENQIPFFVLEKLFQLTVEKIPHHNWSITDYVKNSYDGWLSPIRKSDNSSSAKTWCSPSECVLGVIGCTAAAEEEEVVQSGKIDDRCRTAKYYHILHNLHDSYLPHDHQTKNETSRLIEMPSASELVYAGVKFVPDAGNDLFKFKFIEPKGQFWWFRRVRFVIPPLVIYDSTESLLRNLIALEQFCPGVPHHVSSYATVMDMLVNTDKDVQVLEKAGVLTNWLGATEDATDLFNKLCKEIMLGSYFDDTRMKATEYSKRFWPKNMAHLRRTYFDSPWTFIAFGVGFIAFVISLVEFVHDFAKKA; encoded by the exons ATGAGTCAAGGGGAGAATGATCTTCAGCACCTTACATCAACCATCGCTGGAAAAATTGATGAAGGTGTCCGGAAAACTGAATCCTTCTTCTCTTCAGCTTGCATTTATAGGGTGCCTGAAGATCTTCGTAAGGGGAAGGAAAGCGCCTACACCCCTCGCTTCATTGCTATTGGCCCTCTTCACCGAAACGACAAACACCTCCAAACACCTTTGCAACTTGTCAAAATGAGCTACACGAATTACCTACTCTCTCGACTAACCAAAGGAATAAAGGACCTGGCATTAGCAGAGCAGAGAAAGTTCACGGTGCTACAAAATTGTTTAGCGGAAATGAAGACATTGATAGACGATGCAAAAAAATGCTACGCAGAAGAAGTTACACTGGATGAGGAAATGTTGTTGGTCGATGGTTGTTTCATCCTGGAATTTCTCTATAGATATCACTCCTCAGAGCTG CAGCCACAAGAGAGAGATCCTATTTGTGGTAACAGTTTGATCGTCACCAAAGTTGTAACCGACTTGATACTCTTGGAGAACCAGATTCCATTCTTTGTGCTTGAGAAATTGTTCCAGCTCACGGTGGAAAAGATCCCGCATCATAACTGGTCTATCACCGATTATGTGAAGAACTCCTATGACGGATGGTTGAGTCCAATACGAAAATCAGACAACAGTAGTAGCGCCAAAACTTGGTGTTCGCCCAGTGAATGTGTCCTTGGGGTTATTGGTTgtacagcagcagcagaagaagaagaagtagttcAAAGTGGTAAAATTGATGATCGCTGCCGTACTGCCAAGTATTATCATATCCTCCATAACCTACATGATTCTTACCTTCCTCATGatcatcaaacaaaaaatgaaacatcTCGTCTTATAGAAATGCCTTCGGCGTCAGAACTCGTCTATGCAGGAGTCAAGTTTGTTCCCGATGCAGGAAACGATCTGTTCAAGTTCAAGTTCATTGAACCTAAAGGCCAATTTTGGTGGTTTCGTAGAGTTCGTTTTGTAATACCACCACTCGTGATATATGACAGCACGGAGTCGTTACTCAGGAACCTCATTGCCCTTGAACAGTTCTGCCCTGGCGTTCCACATCATGTTTCGTCCTACGCAACAGTCATGGACATGCTCGTGAACACTGATAAAGATGTCCAAGTGCTCGAAAAGGCTGGAGTCCTGACGAACTGGTTGGGTGCCACCGAGGACGCCACCGATCTATTCAACAAGCTATGCAAGGAAATTATGTTAGGAAGTTACTTCGATGACACGCGCATGAAAGCCACAGAGTATAGCAAGCGTTTTTGGCCGAAGAATATGGCACACCTGAGACGCACGTATTTTGATTCTCCGTGGACGTTCATAGCTTTCGGTGTCGGCTTCATTGCTTTTGTCATATCCTTGGTTGAATTCGTCCATGATTTCGCTAAAAAAGCCTGA
- the LOC131327930 gene encoding UPF0481 protein At3g47200-like, which translates to METQIQPTEMSQGENDLRQLTSTIKEEIGKGADKNESLVSSAFIYRVPEYLRKLNESAYTPRLIAIGPLHRKDKHLQTSLQHVKMSYTNYLLSRLTRGMEDLQELAEQTKFTVLQKCLGEMKTSIDDAKKYYAEDVALDEVMLLVDGCFILEFLCRLSHGITKILHFKKQGERAKDPIFGNSLNFYNVMYDLVLLENQIPFFVLEKLFPLTVGQIPDNNRSLTDYLRYYSYKMRPVRNSNNSSSAKTWCSPGDCVLRVYGSTTAPEDDLSKQKKTAAEVGEEGEEEEEEEEQQQQQVQSGNTNDQRTSKYYHILHNLHDGYLPFNQRKQKKPSGKVVRMPSASELVYAGVKFVPDDSGSNLFEIKFIEPKGLFWWCCGARFVIPPLTIYSTTEFFLRNLIALEQCCPGVSEHVSSYAWLMDMLVDDDKDVLVLEKAGVLRNHMGPTKDATDLFNKLGKEITLGHYFNKPCRQANEYSKRFWARNMAHLRRTYLASPWTFIAFCIGVMAFVMSFVEFVRSFDKKG; encoded by the exons ATGGAAACCCAAATCCAACCAACTGAAATGAGTCAAGGGGAGAATGATCTTCGGCAATTGACATCAACCATCaaagaagaaattggtaaaggTGCCGACAAAAATGAATCCTTAGTCTCTTCGGCGTTCATTTACAGGGTGCCTGAATATCTTCGTAAGCTGAATGAAAGCGCCTACACCCCTCGCCTCATCGCTATTGGCCCTCTTCACCGAAAAGACAAACACCTTCAAACATCCTTGCAACACGTCAAAATGAGCTACACGAATTACCTACTCTCTCGACTGACCAGAGGAATGGAAGACCTGCAAGAATTAGCAGAGCAGACAAAGTTCACGGTGCTACAGAAATGTTTGGGGGAAATGAAGACATCGATAGACGATGCAAAGAAATACTACGCAGAAGACGTTGCGCTGGATGAGGTAATGTTGTTGGTCGATGGTTGTTTCATCCTCGAATTTCTCTGCAGATTATCCCATGGCATTACAAAG ATTTTGCATTTCAAAAAGCAGGGAGAACGTGCAAAAGATCCTATTTTTGGTAATAGTTTGAACTTTTACAACGTGATGTACGACTTGGTACTCCTGGAGAACCAGATTCCTTTCTTTGTGCTTGAGAAATTATTTCCACTCACGGTGGGTCAGATCCCGGATAACAACCGGTCGCTCACCGATTATCTGCGGTACTACAGTTATAAGATGAGGCCAGTACGAAATTCCAACAACAGTAGCAGCGCAAAAACTTGGTGTTCTCCCGGTGACTGTGTCCTTCGGGTTTATGGTTCTACAACAGCGCCAGAAGATGAcctatcaaaacaaaaaaaaacagcagcAGAAGTTGGAGAAGAAggtgaagaagaggaagaagaagaagaacaacaacaacaacaagtTCAAAGTGGTAATACTAATGATCAGCGTACTTCCAAGTACTATCATATCCTGCATAACCTACATGATGGTTACCTTCCTTTTAatcaaagaaaacagaaaaaacctAGTGGAAAAGTAGTACGCATGCCTTCGGCATCAGAACTCGTCTACGCAGGAGTCAAGTTTGTTCCCGATGACTCAGGAAGCAATCTGTTCGAGATCAAGTTCATTGAACCTAAAGGCCTGTTTTGGTGGTGCTGCGGGGCTCGTTTCGTGATCCCGCCTCTCACGATATACAGCACGACGGAGTTTTTCCTCAGGAACCTCATTGCCCTGGAACAGTGCTGCCCTGGTGTTTCGGAGCACGTTTCGTCCTACGCGTGGCTTATGGACATGCTCGTCGACGACGATAAAGATGTCCTAGTGCTCGAAAAGGCCGGAGTATTGCGTAACCACATGGGTCCCACCAAGGACGCCACCGATCTATTCAACAAGCTAGGCAAGGAAATCACGTTGGGGCATTACTTCAACAAACCATGCCGCCAAGCCAACGAGTATAGCAAGCGTTTTTGGGCGAGGAACATGGCACACTTGAGACGGACGTATCTTGCTTCTCCGTGGACGTTCATAGCTTTCTGCATCGGCGTCATGGCTTTCGTCATGTCCTTCGTTGAATTCGTCCGCAGTTTCGATAAAAAAGGCTAA
- the LOC131326780 gene encoding UPF0481 protein At3g47200-like — protein MEIHLAEMSQGDQNDLQHLTSTIAGKIGDGVKKTESVFDLACIYRVPEELRKLKKSAYTPRLIAIGPLHRGDKHLQTPLQHVKMSYTNYLFSRLTAGMEDHEAVHTMTTVLQNCVAEMQASIDYAKKFYTEEVTLDAEMMLVDGCFILEFLYRYRTQTRTVIKESKSISSFIIIFVIVNFVHRKRNVEKLGQKRDPIFGNTLTLSNVKNDLVLLENQIPFFVLEKLFQLTVDGIRNRPDENWSLTDYLRRCYDFKTSHENKESISYCHILHNLQD, from the exons ATGGAAATCCACCTAGCTGAAATGAGTCAAGGGGATCAGAATGATCTCCAGCACCTTACATCAACCATCGCTGGAAAAATCGGCGACGGTGTCAAGAAAACTGAATCCGTCTTCGATTTAGCTTGCATTTATAGGGTGCCTGAAGAGCTTCGTAAGCTGAAAAAAAGCGCCTACACCCCTCGTCTCATCGCTATTGGCCCTCTTCACCGAGGAGACAAACACCTCCAAACACCCTTGCAACACGTCAAAATGAGCTACACGAATTACCTGTTCTCTCGACTGACCGCAGGAATGGAGGACCATGAAGCAGTGCACACAATGACGACGGTGCTACAGAATTGTGTAGCAGAAATGCAGGCATCGATAGACTATGCGAAGAAATTCTACACAGAAGAAGTTACACTGGATGCAGAAATGATGTTGGTCGATGGTTGTTTCATCCTCGAATTTCTCTACAGATATCGCACCCAAACCCGAACGGTAATTAAGGAATCTAAAAGCATCAGCTCTTTTATCA ttatttttgttattgtaaATTTTGTTCACCGAAAGAGAAACGTAGAAAAATTA GGACAAAAAAGAGATCCTATTTTTGGCAACACATTGACCTTGTCCAACGTGAAAAACGACTTGGTACTCCTGGAGAACCAGATTCCTTTCTTTGTGCTTGAGAAATTGTTCCAACTCACGGTGGATGGAATCCGGAATCGCCCCGACGAGAACTGGTCGCTCACCGATTATTTGCGGAGATGCTATGACTTCAAGACGAGTCACGAAAACAAGGAAAGCATTAGTTACTGTCATATCCTCCATAACCTACAAGATTGA